In Carassius carassius chromosome 5, fCarCar2.1, whole genome shotgun sequence, one genomic interval encodes:
- the rgmb gene encoding RGM domain family member B, translating into MGMGRAGPYYPGAERLISPLLHLLVLCTLSSLTHIGESQAQTPQCRIQKCTTDFVSLTSHLNPSLDGFDIEFCKALRAYSACTQRTSKSCRGNLVFHSAMLGISDLMSQRNCSKDGPTSSTHPVIPIEPCNYHSRHHQASRPGTGTGAPEHPRPTYLFCGLFGDPHLRTFKDHFQTCKVEGAWPLIDNNYLSVQVTNVPVVYGSSATATNKITIIFKPYQECTDQKVYQAVTDDLPAAFVDGTISGGDSETRSIWILEKSPGQHVEIHAAYIGVTIIIRQQGRYLTLAVRMPEEFAMSFDETQDLQLCMNGCPTSERIDQEGHLQLPMLGLQQASFQQQARVEAQRGLFTLESASRKCREQLEVKDIYFHSCVFDLLTTGDANFTTAAYYALKDMETLHPKREHWHIFPNSATGLRPFSMLINALLTSFLITVLL; encoded by the exons atgggtatgGGGAGAGCAGGACCTTACTACCCCGGGGCTGAGCGCCTCATCTCTCCGCTACTGCATCTGCTAGTGCTGTGCACCCTCTCCTCTCTCACTCACATAG GTGAGAGCCAGGCCCAGACCCCGCAGTGCCGTATCCAGAAGTGCACCACTGACTTTGTCTCTCTCACTTCTCATCTTAACCCTTCACTGGATGGCTTTGATATTGAGTTCTGCAAGGCGCTGCGAGCCTATTCCGCCTGCACCCAGCGCACATCCAAGAGCTGCAGGGGTAACCTGGTCTTCCACTCTGCCATGCTGGGCATCAGTGACCTCATGAGCCAGAGGAACTGCTCCAAAGACGGCCCCACGTCGTCTACCCATCCCGTCATCCCTATTGAGCCATGCAACTATCACAGCCGTCATCACCAAGCATCACGGCCCGGAACAGGGACTGGGGCTCCAGAGCACCCACGACCAACCTACCTGTTCTGTGGCCTGTTTGGGGACCCTCATCTTAGAACTTTCAAAGACCATTTTCAGACCTGTAAGGTTGAAGGGGCATGGCCCCTCATTGATAACAATTACCTGTCAGTGCAGGTCACAAATGTTCCAGTGGTATACGGATCCAGTGCCACAGCAACCAATAAG ATCACAATAATCTTCAAACCATACCAAGAATGCACGGACCAGAAGGTCTACCAGGCCGTAACAGACGACCTTCCAGCCGCTTTTGTGGACGGCACCATCAGCGGGGGCGATAGTGAGACCCGCAGCATCTGGATCCTGGAGAAGTCACCGGGTCAGCACGTAGAGATCCACGCCGCGTACATCGGTGTCACCATCATCATACGCCAGCAGGGCCGTTACCTGACGCTAGCCGTGCGAATGCCGGAAGAGTTTGCCATGTCCTTCGACGAAACGCAGGACCTGCAGCTCTGCATGAACGGTTGTCCCACTTCAGAACGCATCGACCAAGAGGGACATCTTCAGCTGCCCATGCTGGGCCTCCAGCAAGCAAGCTTTCAGCAGCAGGCGAGGGTcgaagcccagagagggctcttCACCCTCGAAAGCGCCTCCAGGAAGTGCAGGGAGCAACTGGAGGTTAAGGACATCTATTTCCACTCCTGCGTGTTTGACCTGCTCACCACAGGAGATGCGAACTTCACCACTGCTGCCTACTATGCCCTGAAGGACATGGAGACTCTGCACCCCAAGAGGGAGCACTGGCATATTTTCCCTAACTCAGCCACTGGGCTGAGGCCGTTTTCAATGCTCATCAATGCACTGCTAACCAGCTTCCTCATCACTGTGCTTTTATAA